In the Prevotella sp. E2-28 genome, one interval contains:
- a CDS encoding DUF262 domain-containing protein, producing MSELIYSVREVFRSYLPAEKCNFFNIPEYQRGYKWTDDNVTQLLVDLKNFRKGDASSFYCLQNITITKTFLNGKQCLNVIDGQQRLTTLFILVSYIQRNMINKIIETGADILKYSVRESTDIFLRQEILSGSLWNSEIDPQNANTKDQYYIMAVAKAISDWFKENELQSNTILDDLKLIVNQVDSGEEETVFASLNGGKVELDGADLVRAILVTRAAKQKYPTISSKDIINKIAGEDINLNIDVTVSSQGKINEFRIKLGIELDEMNKWWSNPDVQSYFEQLLPNRIVKNKSFKYNQYPIDLLYYAFYEAYKDKLIASDKERDLELRFFENGIDFNGDASDDHLEFYYAVKEFHMTMVEWFENEEIFNLVGYLMYNYKSATISFELLWGKWKQLHSKQKFKDEIKAIIREQLASNFSGDDDALDNKLVSLRNAILDLSYDWYHDDFTTKFLPLLDILPVIKKTNKGTKIIYKKVKVNYLKCIKGDCGEDKEHVRSQNRKTNSDILTTEEEQALKEENKNGINSIGNIVLLDNGVNRSYGNSGYTLKMDRIVNEFLMNDCYIRPHTYEVFISKLKNIDNNGIDDSELFWSDEDIIRTVNNIDSRISDYLHFPARSEIDFAQ from the coding sequence ATGAGTGAATTAATATATAGCGTTAGAGAGGTCTTTCGCAGTTACTTGCCAGCAGAAAAATGTAATTTCTTCAATATTCCAGAATACCAAAGAGGGTATAAATGGACAGATGATAATGTTACACAATTATTAGTTGATTTGAAGAATTTCAGGAAAGGAGATGCTTCGTCCTTTTATTGTCTTCAAAATATCACTATTACAAAAACCTTTCTGAATGGAAAGCAGTGTTTGAATGTTATTGATGGACAGCAGAGACTAACGACCTTATTTATCCTGGTTTCATATATCCAAAGAAACATGATAAACAAGATTATAGAAACTGGTGCAGATATTCTCAAATATTCTGTTAGAGAAAGTACAGATATCTTCCTTCGTCAGGAGATATTGTCGGGCTCATTATGGAACTCCGAAATAGATCCGCAAAATGCTAACACAAAAGACCAATACTATATTATGGCCGTCGCAAAAGCTATTTCAGATTGGTTTAAGGAGAATGAGTTACAGAGCAACACTATACTTGATGACTTGAAATTAATAGTCAATCAGGTAGATAGTGGTGAGGAGGAAACTGTATTTGCCAGTTTGAATGGTGGTAAAGTTGAACTTGATGGAGCAGATCTGGTAAGGGCAATTCTCGTTACAAGAGCGGCAAAGCAGAAATATCCAACTATTTCCTCTAAAGATATAATAAATAAAATCGCGGGAGAAGATATTAATCTGAATATTGATGTAACAGTCTCTTCACAAGGTAAAATAAATGAATTCCGAATAAAACTTGGCATAGAGCTAGATGAAATGAACAAATGGTGGTCAAATCCTGATGTTCAAAGTTATTTCGAACAGCTCCTCCCTAATCGAATTGTCAAAAACAAATCTTTTAAATACAATCAATATCCTATTGATCTTTTGTATTATGCTTTTTATGAGGCTTACAAAGATAAGCTTATAGCTTCTGACAAAGAACGTGATCTTGAATTAAGGTTTTTTGAAAATGGTATTGATTTTAATGGCGATGCAAGTGACGACCACTTGGAATTTTATTATGCAGTTAAGGAATTCCATATGACGATGGTTGAATGGTTTGAAAATGAAGAAATATTTAATCTGGTTGGATATCTAATGTATAACTATAAAAGCGCAACCATATCATTTGAATTATTATGGGGGAAATGGAAGCAGCTACATTCCAAACAAAAGTTTAAAGACGAGATAAAAGCGATTATTCGTGAGCAATTGGCATCTAATTTTAGTGGTGATGACGATGCTTTGGATAACAAACTGGTATCTTTACGTAATGCTATCCTTGATTTATCTTACGATTGGTATCATGATGATTTTACGACAAAGTTCCTACCTTTATTAGATATACTTCCAGTTATTAAAAAAACAAATAAAGGAACAAAAATCATATACAAAAAAGTTAAGGTTAACTATTTAAAATGTATTAAAGGGGATTGTGGAGAAGATAAGGAACATGTCCGTTCTCAAAATCGCAAAACCAATAGTGACATCCTAACAACCGAAGAGGAACAAGCATTGAAAGAGGAAAACAAGAATGGCATTAATTCTATCGGAAATATTGTTCTACTTGACAATGGGGTCAATCGGAGTTATGGAAATTCTGGATATACCTTAAAAATGGATAGGATAGTAAATGAATTTTTAATGAATGATTGTTATATAAGACCTCACACCTATGAAGTTTTTATATCTAAGTTAAAGAACATAGACAATAACGGAATCGATGATAGTGAACTATTTTGGTCAGATGAAGACATAATTCGAACTGTTAATAATATAGATTCGCGTATTAGTGACTATCTCCATTTTCCAGCACGGTCAGAAATAGATTTTGCTCAATAA
- a CDS encoding 3'-5' exonuclease, translated as MKDFAAIDFETANNERSSVCSVGIIIVRNGEIVDSFYSLIQPEPNYYNYWCTQVHGLTRNDTEEAPAFPEVWKQVEPLIEGLPLVAHNKAFDESCLKAVFRCYQMDYPDYEFFCTCVASRKAFPDAENHQLHTISELCGYHLENHHHALADAEACAAIAIKIL; from the coding sequence ATGAAAGACTTTGCAGCAATTGATTTTGAAACAGCCAACAACGAGCGAAGTAGTGTTTGTAGTGTTGGAATTATAATTGTCAGGAACGGGGAAATTGTGGATAGTTTCTATTCGCTGATACAGCCAGAACCCAATTACTATAACTATTGGTGTACTCAGGTTCATGGTCTTACACGAAATGATACAGAAGAGGCTCCAGCCTTTCCCGAAGTATGGAAGCAGGTAGAACCCCTCATAGAAGGATTACCTCTTGTCGCTCACAATAAGGCTTTTGACGAAAGTTGTCTGAAAGCTGTGTTCCGCTGTTATCAGATGGATTATCCAGACTATGAATTCTTCTGTACCTGTGTAGCTTCGCGTAAGGCTTTTCCTGATGCAGAGAATCATCAACTTCACACAATTTCAGAGTTGTGCGGATATCATTTAGAGAATCATCACCATGCATTGGCCGATGCAGAAGCCTGCGCTGCCATTGCAATTAAAATATTGTAA